TCCCAAGTCTTGATCTTTGACCTGAAATTGGTGACCCTCGTTTAAACACTGTGTTCACATAAGTCTTTGCATTTGAAGAAATCCATTCCCAGTTTGAACATACAATAGAGTCTTGGTTGAAAAGTCTTTTTCCTGTATCTGATAGTTGGATAGTTGTTGCAGAGAACTCGTACCCCGAGTCATTGCATTCAACGGACAGCCCGTACGCCATAGCCAAGATCTGGTGACCGAAGCAAAAGCCGACAAActtttgatgagatgctgtttCGACTTCTTTTTCGATATACTCCCGGAGCTTCACCAACCAGGGTTCCTCGCCTTCTGGGTTTGCGGCTGTATCCAAATTCGTCAGTTTGTCCTTCAGTAATTTTGTGGTGTTGGCCATGACTCACGTGCACCAGTAATTATGAGCACATCGTAATCCCCTGGCTCCGGATAGTCCatggcattcttgacatCCCAGACACGTATTTGTGCGAGTTCCTGCAAACGATCGTTTGACCTGAGCCATTTGGAAACAAGAGGGCCATAGCCTCCCCACTTTGATCTGTCGGGATCAATGTGATTATCACACTCCAAAACACTAATCATCACAGGTTTAGCCATTGTGAGCGATGATCAGGTTTCGTTGCGTACTGCTCGGTCCAAAGATTAAGATATCAGACCTTCCTCTTTTTATTTGCAATAGGCCTATTAGGCTATATAACTAGACTCTAGCATACCAGTGACGTCTTTGGGAATGGTGGAACAAAGCCACTACGCTTATGCTAGTACTTTCTCGTCGTCATATGTCTAAGGGGAAGCTCTAtgagagtcatgatgggcgtCATGATACTAAGACTCACGATCCACTAAGATACAGGATTTTAGTTTGCGCCTTACCCAATTTGTCATCTATGACAGCTTCTACTGCAGGCGAGTCTCGGGACAGGGATCTTATTTTCCGACATAGCTTAATTAATGCCTTCGATGTCGGGCACGTCTAACTCTGCTTTCTAACTGTCGGACTGTCGCTAATGCCACTAATACCACGGCTGAACACTAAAAAGTGCAGTCTCACTAAAGTCAAGAAGACATACGACCCACCACAGCCCCAATCATCCGAAGTCCAGGATCCTCCAAGTCTCCCTTGGCGGGCCATGGCAAAACCCACTCCGCTAATGCCAGCCAGGTCAGACAGTAGCAGCGAGAACTGCAAAATCCTCCACACCGTGATATCTTTTGAGTAACGGGGAATAGTTGCTGATAGAAAAGCAACAGCTAATGCAAGGCCGCCGCTctgatggaagaggaagacttGATCCGGGTCGTATTTTGAGTTGGGTGCCAATGAAGTGACTGCGCCAATTGGATCAATGAAGTTCAGATAAGCTCCTCCGAGAGCAATGATTGGGTCAATCcatttgaagaagaaggcataGAATTTGAAGGTTGTACTGTCGGTAGTGGACATATTGCTTGTCGGAGTTTGGGGAGTTCTCGGTTGTTCAATTGGTGTTTAGTAAGAGGACTTCTGAGTCTGTAGATGAAGTGCTTAATTGAGTACTTCTCTTTAACGTTTTCAGGACACGTAGTTAGCCTATATATAATCTCAGTCGTTTAATCTCTCAAGGCGTGATATTCAGGAAAGCAGTGAATAGTCCGTCGGGTCAATTATGGTGGTTTGGACATTCGGTAATTTTTAAAAGTCCGTTATCCCGTCAGATTTTAGTGTAGCACTAGGCACTCTGAACTTGTGAAGGATTTAGGCAGCTAGGCACTAGGGCAGTAGCTGCACTCAGCTGTGACAAACATTGTGGAGCCTGTATGATCAACCGTATTATAAAACGACACTTATATAAACTAAGATGCTGAAATACTGTTAGGCTGAGCTACAGGAAGCGTGCCTCTGCCTAGTGCGAACTTATGGTCTTCCTCCTTTGGCTCTGACTTGATGTTTTCCCCAAGCCTTCGCTCAGTAAAAACATTCTCAACATGGTCCTTCATGTTATACCTTCAGAGAGTTAGTAAAGGGTCCAACTTCAGACTATACGTGCAACTTACAtattcatctcatcgataGTCAATTTGCCATCTTCAGTTGCAACATTGTACACcttggtgtttgtgttgCTAGAGAAGCCTGTGGATCATTGTTAGCATCTGCACACAAGCATCGCTCCAAATTTCTCACCAATTCGCTCGTTGATGTTCTCCCGGGCCCTTGCCGATGCAGCCTGAACCTTGGTCGCTCTTGGCTTGCGAACTttctcaaagactttgaGAGACTCGCGAATATCGCCGTTAAAGTGCTTCTTACTGAACACGAGACCAATAgcggcagcatcttcaataGCCTGGCAAGCACCCTGACTTTGATCCGGCATCATCTTGTATCTCTGTCAGTGCATGAAACGTACAGAAAGAACGTCCTTATTTACCGGATGAGCAGCATCTCCCATAATGCAGGCAACCCCCTCCGTCCAGTGATCGTAAGGCTCATGGAGCCACAGTCTCCACGGGCGGATCTCGTACCCAATCTCAAGGTGTTTGAAGACGGCCCGGTCCAAATCGGGGTATGggtcgagaagctcgtctAGAGTGGCCTCTTGATCCCAAGTCTGTGCCTTGAGGTCGCCTGCCTCGCGCGGAAAGAAGCAGTAGTAAGACAGGAGCTTGCCTCCGTTGCAAGGAGATAGAACGATCTTAAAATGGGTGTTGTAGCCTCCCCAATACTCTAGCGCGCTGTTTTGAGAGTAGTCAACTAAGCCGAGCTCCACAGCCTTTGCAGTGTCGACATTGGTGTGCAGACATGTGCAGGTCGCTGGCTTGCGATCGGGCTTAATACCGAAAACACTTCGAAGGGTGGATCCAATGCCATCGGCTCCAATGACTAGATCGTGCTTTACCTTCTTACCATTTGCAAAGGTGACCTCACCACTCTCCACGTCTACATCGGTAGCCTACAATAGTAGAGGGTGATTAGTGGCGGTCTATGATACCTAAGAATAACTCACCTGGTGGTTCACAATGAGTTGAGCAGGGGGCCCTTCGCCTTCACCAAGGGCACTGTCCATCAACATGCGATGCATATACTGGCGATGAAACATGTAGtagaccttgatgatattatCAGTATCTCAATTGCCGATCCAGGCTCGAAGTCGGGGTGAAGCTTACATATCCCCATCGTTCTTTATAATCCTTGAGATCATAGACGCTGATAGGCTCACCAGTCTTCCAGTCTCGACTGATCAACTTTCTGAGAGTAACTGGATCGCCAATCTCAATATTGACATTCCATTCCTCCAGCCAGCGAGTACCATTAGCAGCACATGAGATGGAGGCTCCAACCTCGCCGGCAAAATCAGCGCGTTCGTAAATGGTGACCTTGTGACCTTGACGGCGAAGAGAGGTAGCAACTGCTTGACCTCCGATGCCACCTCCAATGACGGCCACGTCAAGTGCGCGCCAACCGCTGCGAGTCGACATTGGTGTTTCGGGGTGCTTGATGATTCAAGTGTGGGGTTTTCAAGGTTCAAACGATGGAACAAGACGGTGGTGCAGACGATCAAACCTTTCTGTTATTTCTACGAGAGAATAGTTTGTGTATtcatgccattgaagctTCAAATAACCATtggaggctttggctttccaCTACTGACTTGCAGTATGCTCCCGATTATGCCCCGATTGCTGACCAAGAGCTGTGAATATACAGCATATCGGCTTCTTTCCGGTCAAAGTCCGTTTACAAATACTCTTAATGTAGGTGGTCGGACACTTCAGGAAAGCCTCACGCAGCACCTTATCTATGATCCCCTATATGATAAGCAGCGACCATCAGCCGTGCGCATTGAAACAACATTGGGTCGCTTCCCGATCACTCCCCGGCGGAATCTAAAAACTCTCATGATACCCTTTGCAGTCATGGGGTCCTTTCTGCATCCCACATAGGTGTCGTTTCCTGCTACAAGTGTCCTAGAAAACCGTCGGTGTACTAAAGGTCCTCTGATGGTACACTACAGTCGTGTCTTGCACATTTTACCCCGCACTCGAACTGATAGATGAGCTCCAGGATGCAACCTTCGGAGATCATTACCTTCGATAGCGTCAGTCTGGGACTGAGATAGGATACATAATATCTGATCCCTCTGTCACTTCCTCCATGATTCGGAACGGTCCTTGCGATTGCCCCTACCTTTCCGCTACCGTTCCGAGATAAGGGCCATTCCTCTCCGGTCTTAGCTCTTAAACCCCCATGAACTGGGACAGAATACGGGGCAACCAATCAGAGGAATGTCATTACTGTAGGGTAGCATTACCACTTTGTCGCCCCGACTGGTCACAGGGCTGAGAGAGCCGCAACTAGATTGGTCAATGGGTAGTGAATCCTCTTCATGTCAATTCCTTGATATGGAGTTACTCAAGTATCATTTCCAATAGATTCTAGCGATTTGTCCcagaacaaaagaagagaaataagAAACAGATTTCAGGTTATGATGAAGTCATAAACCGATAGTTACAGTAACATGATAGCGAGGCAGAAAACCGCATCTGCAAAACCTCATGTGAACGAAATAACAAGCTCCACGAGACCAAGCAAAAAGGCACAGTCTTACTTTCTAATTCTCAAGCCAATCGGGTCTTCCTAGAAATTACTTTACCTACATTCTCTCCATGACAGTGGCTGCTACAACTGgcatcttgaacttcttccGACCAATAAAAGCAAAATGAACGGCTCTAAGTATAAACCATCCAGACATAACAGAACCCCTAGAACCTTCCCTGAAGTGAAAAGGTCATATTCCGATAGCCGTAGCTTGCTTCAATCCCAAACAAGCATGCATATAACGGGCATCAAGTAGGAAAGATACATTCCCGTAGCAGACAGAGACAAGATGGCGTTCGACGCCGTGGGGTTGACCAAGTACGGGAAACCAAGTAGCAAATCGAGCACAAAGACCACAAGAACTGCTTTGACTGGGATCTTAAGCCTAGGCTGAATATGACCGATCCATGAGTGGAAAGGAGTGACGTCGTCTCGCGCAAAAGCCCACAAGTccgagaagcaaaagtcaTGCCTGCGGCAGCAGCGGCAATTGCTGTCAGTGCCAACACCAGAACCATGAATGTAGTACCGACCACTGAGTGAGTCGCGTCGTAGTAAATCTGAATGAAGGGAAATCTGGAGGGGGTAGCAAGGATGCGCTCAAGTGATCCCGCCGAAAAAAGCAACATTGTGAGATACCCAACGCCCATTGCAcagttgatggcgatcttCTAACCATCGCGAGAGGCACATTGCGGCGAGGATGCAGAAGTTCTTCAGCCATATGGCAAGCGCCATCGTAGCCTAAGAATGGAGAGAAGGGACTGGTCATGCCAACTATCCAAGCAACGCCATCGCTCCAATTCCTATAATTGAACGTCATGCTGAAGACATATCCTGAGGTGCTCTTCTTGGAAATGAAACCCAGAGTGATTAGTACAGCAAGAAATTCAAAGATATGGAGAGCACCTGATGTTGTTAGAGCCTGTGTAGCcaagatgagaaaggagGGGGGGCGTGGTGAGCATACCAGAGATAAAATTAGCCGTTGGAAGGACTTCCTCGCCGATGATATTCAGCATTGCACAGTAAATCAAGATGCGGATATAAATAAGGGGTGGCGTGCCATCTCTCAGGTGGATAGGATGGATTGCCGAGGGAGATGAAACCTTGGATTATGAAGCTTGAATAGAAGCCAGCCAACGCAAGTAAAACAACCTGGCCGCCAAAGTATATCTACCCAGTCATCCAGGAAGCTATCTTTCTGCCACGTTCGGGAAATCAAGCGGTGACCCAGTGATACTGACCTATATATGTCATCAGTCTTGACGGTTCCAAAGCGCGAACGGTTGCACTAATAACTACTTACCACCAGATGTCGGATAGATCGAACCTTAGTTAGTCAAATCACAGTCGTGGCAATATTCTATCATTCTTATTTACACACGCAATCGGAGCCTCTCTTACAGAGATCGGTTCGGTCTATCCGAACtttcaactgcaaataacacttctagcaCACAACTTAAACATCAATCCCATGACGACTGACCAATTCAACCTTAGGACCCAGCTAACGGAGTCCACTGTGGTAAGCGGAACCGTTGGTGCTGTAGACATCAGGCTCGGTTGAGTGGCGCTGCTTGGCAAGGATCTCAGGAACACCATAGGTGAGATACCAAGAACATGTTGTACTATCGAACTCCAAAATAGCAAGTAACTACAATTTGCTCTCTGGTAGAAGACGTCTACTTGGAAGATCGTCTTGTGGCCCAGGGACGAGATGATCCAGGTCTCTTGTGTTCACATAACCAGGGTGAGCGTCCCGCATCAAGTCTGAAATTCCGCAAAGCCTCATTGCGGTCTCTATTTCATCCTTGATAACTGGAACACGAGTAAGCTTTGGTGGTTGGATGAGTCAGGGTGGGGGACATACTGTTGATTGCATGctcaactccttcttggccataGCCAAGTGAATACAAAAGCGGGCGGCCAAAACCGACTGCTGAAGCGCCAAGACATATGGCTTTGACAACGTCGGATCCCCGTCTAAACCCTCCATCAATAAGGACTTTCATACTTTGAAACACTTCTGGACAGATCCTGTTCACTTCTAAAAGTGTTAGAATAGCAGGGGCTACACCATCAGCAGCCCGTCCGCCATGATTACTGATGACGATACCGTCGCAGCCTACAGCCAAAGCCATCTGTGCATCCGATGCTCGCTGTATACCCTTTACAACGATTG
This region of Fusarium verticillioides 7600 chromosome 3, whole genome shotgun sequence genomic DNA includes:
- a CDS encoding salicylate hydroxylase is translated as MSTRSGWRALDVAVIGGGIGGQAVATSLRRQGHKVTIYERADFAGEVGASISCAANGTRWLEEWNVNIEIGDPVTLRKLISRDWKTGEPISVYDLKDYKERWGYVYYMFHRQYMHRMLMDSALGEGEGPPAQLIVNHQATDVDVESGEVTFANGKKVKHDLVIGADGIGSTLRSVFGIKPDRKPATCTCLHTNVDTAKAVELGLVDYSQNSALEYWGGYNTHFKIVLSPCNGGKLLSYYCFFPREAGDLKAQTWDQEATLDELLDPYPDLDRAVFKHLEIGYEIRPWRLWLHEPYDHWTEGVACIMGDAAHPMMPDQSQGACQAIEDAAAIGLVFSKKHFNGDIRESLKVFEKVRKPRATKVQAASARARENINERIGFSSNTNTKVYNVATEDGKLTIDEMNMTMLRMFLLSEGLGKTSSQSQRRKTISSH